GCCCGGCCTCTCCGAGTTTGTACCCGCAACTCGTTACTCGTTACTGCTTACCCGACACCCGTTACTCGTTACTCGTTACTCGTTACTCGTTACCCGCCACTTCTTCATTTGTGGCATTTCCCCTAGCCCGGGTAATCCGGGGTATGGGGATCATGATGCAGCGGACGATCCTTGGTCTCGGGAATGAAGATCAAGCCAACCACGAACGTCAGGGCCGCGACCACGATCGGGTACCACAGTCCATGATAGATGTTACCATTGGTTGCCACCAGCGCGAAGGCGATCGTCGGCAGAAATCCGCCGAACCACCCGTTGCCGATGTGGTACGGAAGTGACATTGAAGTGTAACGGATGCGCGTTGGGAACAGTTCGACGAGCGCCGCGGCGATCGGACCATAGACCAGCGTCACGTAAATCACCAGGACGGTGAGCAAGAGGATGACCACCGGGCCGTTGAGTTGTGCCTTGTCGGCTTTGTCCGGGTAGCCTGCCTGCTTAATGGCGCCGCCGAGTTCCTTGGTGAACGCGGCATTCCTGGCTTTGAAATCGGCCGGACTTAACGGACCGCCTTCAAAACTCGGGATAACTTTGTCGCCGACCTTGACCGAAGCGACCGTGCCGGGCGGGGCCGGATCAATGGAGTAGGAAACCGAGGCGCGGGCCAGCGCTGCGGTGGCGATATCGGCTGACGAGGTGAAATTGGGCTTATTGGGGTTGGCAAAGAGCTCGAACTGAAAATGTGCAGTCTGGGGATCGGCGGTAACGATCACGGGGGATTTTGTCTGCGCGGCCTCGAGCGCGGGATTGGAATAATGGGTAATGGCTTTGAACAGCGGGAAATAGGTCAAGACGGCAAGCAGGCAGCCGAGCATGATGATCGGTTTGCGCCCCACCCTGTCTGAAAGCGCGCCGAAGATGATGAAGAAAGGAGTGCCGATCAGCAGCGACGCTGCGATCAGGATGTTTGCGGTCGGACCGTCCACCTTCAACGTTTGCGTCAGGAAATATAGGGCATAAAACTGGCCCGTATACCAAACGACGGCCTGACCGGCCGTGAGTCCCAAAAGCGCGAGCAGCACGATCCGGAGATTGCTCCAGCGGCCGAAGGACTCCGAGAGCGGCGCCTTGGAACCGCGGCCCTGGGCCTTCATCTCGGCAAACACGGGTGATTCATTCAGCTTGAGGCGGATGTAAACGGAGATCCCGAGGAGGATTATCGAAACCAGGAACGGTATACGCCAGCCCCAGAGTCCGA
This portion of the Verrucomicrobiota bacterium genome encodes:
- a CDS encoding MHS family MFS transporter; translated protein: MNGSSSSYRVGGVEPPTLATRHWLVILASSLGTIFEWYDFYLYGSLAAIIGKQFFSGLDPTSQFIFALLAFAAGFAVRPFGALVFGRIGDLVGRKYTFLITILCMGASTFVVGLLPAYQAIGVAAPVLLIALRLLQGLALGGEYGGAATYVAEHAPQGKRGFYTSWIQTTATVGLFFSLLVILWVRTWMGEEQFGLWGWRIPFLVSIILLGISVYIRLKLNESPVFAEMKAQGRGSKAPLSESFGRWSNLRIVLLALLGLTAGQAVVWYTGQFYALYFLTQTLKVDGPTANILIAASLLIGTPFFIIFGALSDRVGRKPIIMLGCLLAVLTYFPLFKAITHYSNPALEAAQTKSPVIVTADPQTAHFQFELFANPNKPNFTSSADIATAALARASVSYSIDPAPPGTVASVKVGDKVIPSFEGGPLSPADFKARNAAFTKELGGAIKQAGYPDKADKAQLNGPVVILLLTVLVIYVTLVYGPIAAALVELFPTRIRYTSMSLPYHIGNGWFGGFLPTIAFALVATNGNIYHGLWYPIVVAALTFVVGLIFIPETKDRPLHHDPHTPDYPG